The following is a genomic window from Colletotrichum lupini chromosome 5, complete sequence.
TCGCCGCCTCGCAGCTCGCGAGCTGGTTCTCGTACGTGAAGGCCTTCCCGTCGGCGCTCATGGCCGTCATGACGTTGTTGTACAGGCACAGCTCCATGACGTCGGCGTACCGGCCGTTCGGCTCCGGCCCGTCCGCGTGCAGCAGGCGCTCCGCGAGCATCATCACCCCGACCGAGGCGCACGTCTCGGCGTAGCAGCCGCCCTCGTCGGGGCCTTGCGGGAGGAAGTAGTCGATGCCGAAGCCCTCCCACTGCGCCACGGCGCCGACGCCGCCGGTGAGGTACATTTTCTTGTCGACCGTCGAGGACCACAGGCGTCGGAGGGCGGCGAGCCAGGCCGGGGCGGCGGTCAGGGGCCGGACCGGAGCCGTGCTGCCGCTGCTCTCCCGTGAGGTGTTCAAGAGGTCGGCCGCCGCGGTGAGGAGATACATGGCCCTCACGGCGTGCCCCTCGACGGACGCCTGCTCGAGGATCGGGGCGTGGGCCTGGCAGTACCAGTACGACCTGTCCATGGGCCACGAGTTGGGCCGTTTCCAGCGCGGCTCGTCGCGCCGCTCCGTCTCCCAGTCGTAGTAGTGCTTCCCCTCCTGGCCCGTCGGGTTCCCGCGCTCCTCGAGGAAGAAGCGCGCGAGGTCGTAGGCCTCGGTGTTGCCCGTCGCCGCGTGGCACCGCAGGAGGGCCAGCTCGATTTCCGGGTGGCCCGGGTAGGCTCGTATCTGGCCCTCGCCGGGGCCGAAGCGGCGGTGGATGTGGGAGATGTATTTTGCGAGGGGTTCCATGAGGAGGTCGTTTCTGTAGTATTGTCTGTGGGCCAGGGCTGCTTCGATGAGGTGGCCGGCGTTGTACCTATATTTACCTTGTGAGTCTCATTCTAAGTTGAGTTACGTCGAGTGAAGATTTACATTTCATGCATGTCACGAATATTCGTCCACCTCTTGCCCGGCTCCACGACGGAGAAGTGAACATTGAGGTACCCGTCCTCATGCTGCGCGCCGCGGATCATGGCAACGAGCTCCCGCACGGCGGCGTCGACTTCGACATCGTACTCGTCTGCGAGGAAATAGCACGCGCCCTCGATCCACTTGGCGACGTCGCTGTCCCAGAAGAGGTGCAGGGGCGCGGGCCAGCGCGAGCGGTCGTCGTAGATGGGGTGCCAGCCGAGCTTGAAGCAGTCGTACTGGCCGTTGGCGCGGAGCTGGGAGAGCTGGGCGTGGACTGTGGTGCGGGAGACGGTGGCGCGGCGGGTGCGGAGGAGGGAGGGGGCTGTGAAGGTCGTTTGGCGGAAGGTTGTTTGCGGGTGGGACATGGTTTATCGCTTTCTGCCCGGGGATACTGTGTAGGTGGAGTGTGGGTTGAGGTATGATGGGAGGGGCGAGGACTCAAAGATGTCACGATGTGTGGGAGGAAGTCATGAGGGAGGCCcttggagagagagagagggtcTTGGCGGACGTCGAGATATAAATGAGATGGCGGATTGGGTATTGAAGCTCTGATGGAGGAAGGATGTAACCTCGAACTTGAGGTGCTTAGGATCGCCGAAAAAGGAAAGTCGAACTGATAAGGACGATGCGAGGTAGTCTCGACAGCGAAGTTAATCGGTGAGTAGGCTTGGATTCAAGGAAACAGAGGCAGACAAGTAAGGATAAGCGTGAAATGGCTTAGCTGGAACTGAGCTCTTGATCGGGGCAGACGAACTTCACTAGAGGCTCAGTCCAGATACGAGACATGGGACCAACCAGACGAAGCCTTCCGTCCCGGATCCTGAGTGAGTGACGGCCGATCTCTTGTGCGGGGTCAAGTGCGCCGGCCGGGCCGTCCGTCCGGGATCCGGCAAGCTGCCCGAGATTTTGGGGTTCCCAAGGTGTGAGATAGGCTCACCGCGACCGATCTGAGATATCGGGTCAATGCCGGCCGGCATGTACTAGATTGACTTGAGAGTTGAAAGTATGGCCGAGTTGCCGGTGATCCGGTAAAGACGCGCAAACGCGAGACGCAAAGAAAATGGACACCAAGTTTTCATGACGGTCATTGAATTTCAATTGGTAGTGTGGTATCTTAAAAGAGGTCATCAATCGCCTTATCGGCATCCTTCTTGATGAGATCAACCATGCCCTGGAGAGATGTCAGACTCGCACAGTTCTCATCTCATGGAACTTCTCGCAGAGGAGGTATCGGGATGGGAAAAATCTCAAAACTCACCTCTGGCATAATGGGCTGGCCGTCCTTATCCGTGACATACTTGAAGGGCATCTCGGTGCTCTCATGCTCACTGAACTTGAGCTCGGGGTATGTGACGTAAGGAATCTTGTCCAGCGGTGCTATTGTCACCCGTGAGCATCTCATTGAGTTATGCGATACTAGGAGAAGGGTGGTTGGCACGTACTCTTCTCCTCGACAACGATTCTCGTGACGCGGACAGCTGTGTCAGTCGTCATCTGGGTGGGACCCAGGCGTCTGCCTTCGAAACCCTTCTTCCTCAACTCGGAGGTGCGGTCTGCAGGGGTTAGCGAGAAGGGGTTTGACATTTATGTGACCAAGCCGAGGTCACGAGTGGAATGGTAAGGAATAGTATACCTCTTGGGGGGTCATCGCctagagagagagggaaaaTAATCAGCAAAAAGTTCCACGAGGAATGAGATTCACGAGACCAATTCGCATCGGGGTGAATGACGTACCCAAAATGCCACCGAAAAGGAAGGCGTCGAATTTTTCGCCGTCCTCGGGGCTCAGGTCGCTGGCGGCGGAGGGGTCGAGCAGGCAGACGCGGGACTTGTCGGCGGCGTAGAGCTCCTCGACGCCCCGGTTCTCGGCCTTGAAGGCCGGGACCTGCTGCAGCTTCTCCGGGGCGACGAAGCCGGCGCGGAGGGAGGAGAGGAGAAAGGTGCCCTCGGCGGCGTGGGTTTCTCTGGCGATGGCGATGTACTCGAGTTCGGACCAGGGGCCCAGCTCGGAGTCGAGGTGCTCGACAATGTACGTCTTGCCTggcattttttttttttttgggtgTGTATTCCCGGAGGGAGAGGGGTTTGTGTGGATGTTTCGATTTTTTTGTGTTTGATACTACCAGGGGGGCTGACTTGTCAAACTGAACTGCTTTGTTTCTTCTCGCTTCAGGTGGAATGGCCAGGCCGCGTAATAGCGTAAAGATTGGGGTGTCAGGCTGTTAGCTGGGGGTGGGAGAAGTGAAAATGGGCTGAAATTTGTGGTCAAACGCTTGTTTTGGAGTCCATTGATTTTTTTTGAGAACTTGCCCTGGATTATATCGAGGCGCCTGCCCGCTGGGCTCTCTCCACTTGGGATTTGCTCGCTCTATCCGTAAAGGACTAAGGCTTCGAGCCATCGCGGGCACCCTTTTTGCGGCAAAGTGCCAGATGCTTAACGCTCCGAGGCGTGCCCTAGCATGTACGCCTCCTACGCCGCTTTTGGTTTTGTTCACTAGTAGGTTGGTACTCATTCGACTTCTACGCGGCACTTAAAAAAGATACACAGAAAGAACGTGAGTTGACCTGTGGCTGGTTCCGCAGGTTCCGCATGGTTAGCTTTCACTTGGCAACGGCTGTACCGGTGCGGTCCCATAACCATTCATTCGGCATTGTCATCGTGGGGTTGCATAGAGCATGCCGTGAGTGTCGGGGCCGGGGGCGGTCCTTGTGGGAAGAAATGGACTTCTTTCCGTCCTCCTCAGGGTCCTCATATTGTCGAGCAGATACCAGATACCACTATTTAAACCAGGGGCCGAAGACGGAGAGGAGAGGAACGGACAGGGCGGGCAGCTGTCTCAGGTTACAGATGCTTTAAAAGATGGAGAAGATATGCGCGTACACGGTAAGGTGGTGAAAGCAGCGTATTACATAAGCCGGGTCTCCGAGCCCAGCAACCCGGGCGATCTGTGCTTCGGATGGGTGCCAAGGGGAGTTTCTAGTGTTCCACGCGTATGACTGTCTACATGTAACCTGACCGGTATCCTGACGGCTCCTGAGCATGATGAGCATGTCATCCCGGGTCGGTCCCGGTCTGGCAGTTGTAAAGAATGGCAGAAGAAGCAAAATAAAAACAAAAAAGGGGGTTCGATCGACGAAGCCAAGGTAGGAAAagatggaggaggaggtCTTTGCTCTACGGCACTCAACATTCAGCTGCATCGGGGAGTTCATCTCATCGTCGTACAGGCTGGACTTCAGTTCATTGTTGATCTATCGACACTTTAATACACCGTCATAATCAATCAGTAAGCCGGTAATCAGTGGGAGCCGGTCGACAATGAGAAACGCGCGGTCCGTTGAGCGCCCGACCAGCCCAAGCGGACGCCACGCATGGCGGCATGGGCAGCAGTGCTCCCTGGGCTCTGGAGTACCTATCAATAAGGTAGTGGTAGCTGAGGAAGCCACCGACTTCACACACTGGAGTCTTGCGTGAGTGAGAGTCTAGCCTGCTAAGAGAAGCCCCTGTTTGGAGACTTGCGACAGGCTCAGAGCAGGGCAGACTCTCTCCGTCGTTCCCTGCGGCACCATTCGGCTGCGCTACCATCCGCTGGGCGATAACAGGAAAGGCGACGGGAACCCCAATTCCTTCCACGTCTGTGCCCACGCCCGCCCGCCCGCTCCCTCACTCCCTCTCTCTTGCCCTCCAGTGCCTCCACTTGCGCCAGCCTATTTTGGTAGGCGGAACAGCGGGCAGGGGTACCTCATGGCTTATGGGAGTGGACTGGCTGACTGGTTCTCAGCCTGAGGATTGAACGGGAAGAGTGCGCGgcccggggggggggggtgggcgGACGAATCGAACCGACTGGGGGAAGACTCGGGGACAGGATGGCACGGAAAGTACACATTTCAGATCTGAGCTGTAACTTCCGCTCTCTCGCCTTGGGGTCCACGGCTCAGGTCCTACTCCTGGATAATTCAATCCAACTGCACCTTGACCATTTGCGCatccttcttttttttccacTTCTCCTTCCTTTCCCATCTTTCTCTCCCTCCCGAACGTCCGCCCTCCCTTCAAACAACCACCTTAATCTGCAAAACACACGCCCGTCCTGCTACGGATCGTGGACTTTCTCTTCTTCGACCTTTTCATTGCTGGGGGGAAAGACGACGTCTCTATGAAATCGCGGGTTGGAACACATCCGTAACTCCATCTACCTAATCCGACCCAGGTAGCCTCGGGGAGGCCACACACTTCCCCCATCATGGCTATCCTCTCGATGGTGCCAGCGCTTTTGCTTGCGCTGGCATCATGGACgcccgccgtcgccgcccaGAGCGCCGCCGATTACTTTGTCCACGAACTGCCCGGCGCACCCAAGGagccttttattaagatGCACGCTGGGTACGTTGTTCTCCGAAGTTGCCGCGCCTGCAGCACTTCATCATTTTCCCTTTTTGATCCCTCGGAATAAACGAAGAGGCATTCGTAAACAGGAGAGCTATCCAAAGCTGACGCGCGTTTCATCACAGCCACGTCGAAGTAACACCCGAACACAATGGAAACCTCTTTTTCTGGCATTTCCAAAACCAGCACATCGCCAACAAGCAGCGCACTGTGATTTGGTTGAACGGCGGTCCAGGATGCAGTTCCGAGGATGGCGCCCTGATGGAAATCGGTCCATACCGAGTCAAGGATAAGGACAACCTCGAGTACAACAACGGCTCATGGAACGAGTTCGCCAACCTGCTCTTCGTCGACAACCCCGTCGGTACCGGCTTTAGTTACGTCGATACCGATAGCTATCTGCACGAGCTCCCCGAGATGGCCGACCAATTTGTTGCCTTCCTCGAAAAGTGGTTTGCCATGTTCCCCGAGTACGAACACGACGACGTGAGTACACTGGACTTGAACCCCAACTGCTTAGAACTGGGTTAACAACTATGCAGCTCTACATCGCCGGTGAATCGTATGCCGGTCAGCACATTCCTTACATTGCGAAGCACATCCTTGAGAGAAACAAGAAGCCTGGCACGAAGCACATTTGGCAGCTCAAGGGCCTGATCATGGGCAACGCTTGGATCTCTCCCAAGGAGCAATACGACGCCTACTTGAAATACGCATACGAGAAGAAGCTCATCGAGACGGGATCCCCCGTTGCGTTGAAGTTGGAGCAGCAATGGCGCATTTGCCGCACCTCGCTAGCCGTCTCAAACACTGTCGATTTCTCCGAGTGCGAGGCTGTCTTGCAGAGCCTGCTCGAGCAGACGGCCAAGGTGAACTCCAAGGGCGAGCGCGAGTGCATCAACATGTACGACATCCGCCTCCGCGACACCTACCCTTCGTGCGGCATGAACTGGCCCCCAGACTTGGTCAACGTCACCCCTTACTTGCGCAAAACCGAAGTTGTCAACGCCCTGCACATTAACCCCCAGAAGAACACCGGATGGAAGGAATGCAACGGTGCCGTTGGTGCCGCTTTCAGAGCTCCCAACTCTGCACCGTCGAGAGATTTCCTTCCCGATCTCCTCAAGGAGGTTCCCATTGTTTTGTTCTCCGGCGCCGAGGATCTTATCTGCAACCACATGGGAACCGAACAGATGATTGGCGACATGGAATGGAACGGCGGCAAGGGTTTCGAGCTCACTCCCGGCAACTGGGCTCCTCGCCGCGACTGGACGGTCGAGGGTGAAGCTGCTGGTTTCTGGCAGGAGGCCCGCAACCTCACTTACATTCTCTTCTATAACTCTTCTCACATGGTGCCTTTCGACTACGCTCGCCGAAGTCGCGATATGCTTGACCGTGTCATGAAGGTCGACATCAGCTCTGTTGGCGGCACGCCTACCGACTCCCGACTCGACGGCGAGACCGGCCCGGCCACCTCGGTCGGCAACATTGGCAACAGCACctccgacgacgaggaaacgCAGAAGAAGCTGGACGATGCGAAATGGAAGGCGTACTACCGCTCGGGCGAGATTGTCCTCATCATTGTCATCATCGCAGCGGGTGCTTGGGGTTGGTACGTCTGGAAGGAGCGCCGCAAGCGCAGGGGCTACTCTGGCATTATGGGCAATACCCCTCCTACCACTCAAAGAGGCGCCGCGCGTGGTCTCGAGGGATTCCGTGACCGCAGGACTGGTCGTGACGTTGAGACGGGCGATTTCGATGAGAGCGAACTGGACGACTTGCACGTAACGACACCAACGATGGATAAGGACCGCTACAGTGTGGGAGGCGATAGCGATGATGAGGCTCATGAGAAGCCCTCCAGACCAAACGGCAGCCGCTCAGCGCGGTAAAAGAGTCAACGGCAGCTTTGCAATGATATGCGAGGTTGGCACAGGTCGAACACTATCATTGATGCTCCTCCAAACAATGCATGGAAAGTCTAGCGAAGGTTATCTTTTTTCAAAGGGCAGAGGATGAATGAACATTAGGCTTCAGCACGGAAACGGAGTTTTATGCGATGTCTGAATAGGGATAGAAGCAAGAAGATATTTTTTCGTTCCATAGGGAAAATTTGGTTATTTTTCGTCTTGGCTACGGCCTGATACTTGAAGGATGCATCTACAGTTTCCCCATGCGAGTCGTGCCTTTGTCCTATGCCAATGATTTGTATCTCTTCTCAAAGTCTAATCAGACTAGAGTTGTCCATTTTGTCCTACGCCCAAAACGCCCTCTTTCTCAAATGAAAGCGCCCTTTTGAAAAGTACCAATTTGACTTTGTTCGCCCAATGAACCGAACCGCCACCCAATGATTTGATGTTTCCCCCAACCCCCTCGAGTAAAACGACATGCGTCTTGCAGATGGAtatatgtgtgtgtgtgtgttgtGTGTGCCAGGCTTTCCCTTCCGTACCATGACTTTGTAAACGCCAGTCGTTTGTCTTTGttgtgttgttgttgttgtctccgaaaaaaaaaacagtATTGACAGTTGAAGTGAGAGAAATTTCGCAAGAGAAGTGGCGTGCCTTTTCACAACTGGATATCGTTGTTGAGGATCCGCACCTCCTCGCCGGGCTTGAAGGGCGGGAGGCCGATGTAGGGGCACCCGTCGCACCGGAAGGCGTCGCCGAGGGCGCAGTTCCCGCAGGAGCCTACTTTTCCCTGGACGGTGAAGTCGACCTCGGCGAGGTCGTCCGCGCCGAGCTTGACTGCGGCGGCGGACGCGGCGGCGGACGCGAGGGCCTTGTCGGCGGAGGCGCGGGCGGCGTCGTCCTCGGCTGCGAGGCGCTCTGCCAGGCCGCAGGTGCAGTCTTTGCAGGCGCGGCGGCGTTTTCCTGCTTTGGGGGCGCATTCGGGGGCTGTTTTGAGGGGGGTTTTGTTAGTTGCGTTGCTgctttgggggggggggggggggggaaggaATGGGTCCCTTGAAGAGGGAGGGAGAGAAAGGGGGGAGAAATGGGTAAATGGGAGTTGACGTACGGATGTTGATGGGGCGCGAGAGGTCTGCGTCCGTGAGGAGGGTGTCCTCGTCAATgaggtcgtcgtcgtcgccgtcgtcgtcCATGTCGAGGTCGTCGCTGAAGTCGACGAAGCCTACGCCCGCGGGGGGCGCGGAGACCGGGGGCGCGGTGGAGGGCTTGCTGTTCAAGGACACAGCGCCTCCGTTGTTGAGTGAGACGGCGCCGTCACCATTGACGACGCcgagcttcttcttcttgctgcCGAAGCTCAACGAAACGACCTGGTCTTCGCCGTACTCCGGCTTCGtgaagccgccgccgccggccgaGACGAGACCGGCGAGGACGGCCTCGCGCGCGACGGCGGGGTCGTTTGCGAGGTTGCCGCCGTCTTGCGCCCTGACGTGGGCGCCGGGCTTGAGGGCCTCCGCGACGGCGGAGAGGACGGCGCCGCGGTCCCGCGCCAGGAGGGCGGTGGATTCGGCGCGGGAGCCGTCCGCGTCGGTGAGGACGAGGACGGCGTCGTAGGTCGCGGGGGGGAGGGCGACGAGGCGGGCGGCGAGGCGGTCGAGCATCTGGAGGTCTGTCGTGGCGCGGTCGTGGGTTGCGAGGAGGGATTGGAGCTTGTGGGGGTGGGACGCTGCGGAGGGGGGCGCGAGGAGGAGGGTGCGGGTTGGGGAGTGCATCGCGGGCGCGGTTGTTGTGGTGGCGGGGGTGAAGTCGAAGTCGGGGGTTGTGTCGAGGGTCACGAAGGAGGGTGCCATTTTGGGGAGATGGGTGACTCTGTTGTTGGGGTGAGAAGTGGTTTTTTCTCTTCGTTGTTTGCGGTGTGTGTGTGAAGATTGTCGGTGGGagacgggggggggggggggatgtGAAGGGGGTTCGGGAAAGGTTGTATAGGATATAGAGAGGTTGTGCGGTTGCGTTCTTTTTGCGGAATTGATTTGAGGAAGTTCCTGGCTTGGATTAGTCAATGACCGACAAGGACGGCaagaaaaataaaataaaaataaaaaccacAAGAACTGTGTAGCGGGTTGTGAACGTACTGTAGGATGGCGGTGCTTGATAAGCGTGGAAAGGGTGAGGGGTCGGCGGGGTGGGCACCGTAATCTGGCAAGGGTTGTCACACGGTATTGCGTAGGTCCTGGTTCTGGCGGTGGGTTTGGATCGGGGGGTCGGGTACGGGAGTAGACGAGGATTGAAGTGAGGCCTTCTTGTTGTATGTCGATGGACGTGGAGCGCGTAATGGGAGGGGAGCGGGAGGAGAGGAGGGGGGGGAAaggtaagtaattaagtggACGTTGGGAAAAGGGTCCTGAGACGGAGATGCACGATTCTTTGCCTACAGATCTTTATCAGATCTCTTGTCTCTGTTGTGCTTACGTTTACGGCGAAAACGAAGAGGCAAGGTAACAACTATGTAAGGCAAGGTAGGGTGCCCGTGGATTTAGGGGTCCGAAAGCGGCGGCTAAAAAAGCATCCCCGCCCCCATCTACGcagtaaaaaaaagttgaCACTCACAATCACGAGCATGACATATGGGAAAAAAGCAGACACGGCAGACGCCAGAGTGACAGAAGCGACAAGGGGGTGGTGGTTGGAAATGCTGACGCTGCATTACTCCCGTACGTACATACGGAGTGCAGTTACTCCTAGGACCTCTGGGATGGGGACAAATTGGCCCAACCAGCGATTCTGCAATCCTCATTTCCAAACAACCaccctttctacctttttaacccGTATTTCCTCGGCGGATACCCGCTGCAAATTCTCACTCGTAATGACTTTTctcttagcctctttttttcccCCAAGGTGTGGGCAGCGAGAATTGGGAGGTCATGGACTGGACTGGACCGCACAAGGACCTGACGGTCGGCGCCGCGGACAATGCACCGTGGCCACAGTGGGAATGACCGCTGACCAAACTGACAAAGGTGCATTCTCCGCAAGGTCATTGGTCGACTACGAAGTATAACCCCCCCCTTGGCGATGTTCATCCCTGCCCGACCGAGTCCCCCTTGGGCTCTTCTCGGGCTCCCCTTTCGCGGGGTCCAGTTCTGCAGGACTGTAACCCCCTTCCAGTGGCCCCCTCGCCATTCGGACTTGTTCGGCGCTGCTGCAACCTGCGATTCTGCCTGCACCCTGATTAAGCAGATTCTGCCGGGATCGGGTCGGATTGCTCCCTTGAGTAAGGTAAGGTTCGACACACGGGAAATACGGAGTACCAGAGCCGTGTTGGCCGTTTCTGTTTGTCATCTCGTCCGGCCGGCTGCGGACTGGTTCCCTTATGTCTTCCTTGGCAAACCTCCCCCCGCGCGCGCGACGATAACCACCGTCGGCCTTTATGGCCTGCTACGCctttacctaccttacctacctatctTGAGGTGCCTTAAGGTAGGCGAGGAAACTAGTTCGCTAGGTAAGGGTAGGTAGGCAAGTGAGTGATGTCGAGTCCATTGCCAAACTTTTGATTCGTCCCCAAGTGACCGGGTACTATATGCATTGTGATACATGAGAAAATTACTCGCTGGAGCTTTTGTCGTCTTGTTCTCCAGACGTCGATTCCAATATCCCGTGAGCCTCAACGCCGGTCCCGGAAAGTTGCCTCCTCTATAGCTGCTCCACACCTCGACAACGACGACGTCGACCGCAGTGACAACATGCTCCATGATGTGACTCGCGAACCCCTCTACAACTTGAAGCTGCTGCTCGTCGCCTTGACCTCCGCCTTGGCCTTGTTCCCGTCGAGCCCGACAACCTCGCCCTTGCGGTTGATCACCTTGACCCCGCCCTTCTTCAGATCCGCCATCGTGTCCTTCTGCATCTGCGCCTTCTTGCCGAGCGGCTTCTTGTCCGTCCCGCCCGCCTTGCGGATCCGCTCCTTCTCccgccggcgccgccgcACCTTGTCCTCCCGCGACATCTCCTCCCGCGCCATCGGCAGCCCGCTCTTGCCCAGCACCACCTCGCCCTTCTCCGCCGTCTCCCTGCCGGCCTTGTACACCTCCTGCGGCGCGATCATGCTCTGCCCGCCGCTGACCCCCTGCGCCGTCGCCGGCTGCGCGTCCTCCATCGCGATCGTCGCCGCGTCCGACACCACCGTCAGCGACGGCGCCGCCGCCTTGGGCTTGTAGTGCCAGTTGCTCAGCGAGTCCAGCTTGGCGCTCAGGTCCCTCCACATGCGCTCCATCTCCGCCTCCTCTTTGGCGAGCTTCTCGTCCGACTTGCTCACGTAGTTGTCCGGGTCCGCGTTCTTGACGTGCTCCTCCTCGTAGATCTCCGCCAGGCCCTTGCCGGACTTGGAGTCGTCCAGCTCGACCAGGCCCCGGCGCGTGTTCTCGGGCATGTTCTCCGCGCCGGGCCGGCGCCGGGCGACCTCGTCAAAGTCCTGCGCCAGGATCCTCCGCTTGATGAGCTCCTCGATGCTCTCGCTGGCCTCGGCCGTGATGATGGGGACGGGCTTGCCCAGGTGCTCAAACGACATGTCCTCCTCGAGCAGCGAGTTCATCGGGCGCTCGGCGGCGGACGCCTCGCCGGTCAGGGTCCACTGGCGCTTGGCGACCGACTCGGCCTCGAGCTTGCGGATCTCCTCGGCGAGCTTGGCCTGGCGCCTCTCGTGCGCGGACCGGCGCGACCGCGGGTCGCCCGCC
Proteins encoded in this region:
- a CDS encoding serine carboxypeptidase translates to MAILSMVPALLLALASWTPAVAAQSAADYFVHELPGAPKEPFIKMHAGHVEVTPEHNGNLFFWHFQNQHIANKQRTVIWLNGGPGCSSEDGALMEIGPYRVKDKDNLEYNNGSWNEFANLLFVDNPVGTGFSYVDTDSYLHELPEMADQFVAFLEKWFAMFPEYEHDDLYIAGESYAGQHIPYIAKHILERNKKPGTKHIWQLKGLIMGNAWISPKEQYDAYLKYAYEKKLIETGSPVALKLEQQWRICRTSLAVSNTVDFSECEAVLQSLLEQTAKVNSKGERECINMYDIRLRDTYPSCGMNWPPDLVNVTPYLRKTEVVNALHINPQKNTGWKECNGAVGAAFRAPNSAPSRDFLPDLLKEVPIVLFSGAEDLICNHMGTEQMIGDMEWNGGKGFELTPGNWAPRRDWTVEGEAAGFWQEARNLTYILFYNSSHMVPFDYARRSRDMLDRVMKVDISSVGGTPTDSRLDGETGPATSVGNIGNSTSDDEETQKKLDDAKWKAYYRSGEIVLIIVIIAAGAWGWYVWKERRKRRGYSGIMGNTPPTTQRGAARGLEGFRDRRTGRDVETGDFDESELDDLHVTTPTMDKDRYSVGGDSDDEAHEKPSRPNGSRSAR
- a CDS encoding anamorsin family protein, whose translation is MAPSFVTLDTTPDFDFTPATTTTAPAMHSPTRTLLLAPPSAASHPHKLQSLLATHDRATTDLQMLDRLAARLVALPPATYDAVLVLTDADGSRAESTALLARDRGAVLSAVAEALKPGAHVRAQDGGNLANDPAVAREAVLAGLVSAGGGGFTKPEYGEDQVVSLSFGSKKKKLGVVNGDGAVSLNNGGAVSLNSKPSTAPPVSAPPAGVGFVDFSDDLDMDDDGDDDDLIDEDTLLTDADLSRPINIPPECAPKAGKRRRACKDCTCGLAERLAAEDDAARASADKALASAAASAAAVKLGADDLAEVDFTVQGKVGSCGNCALGDAFRCDGCPYIGLPPFKPGEEVRILNNDIQL